In Ruminococcaceae bacterium R-25, one genomic interval encodes:
- a CDS encoding guanylate kinase, whose translation MSNYRGLIVAVSGPSGVGKGTVLAKVEELLEKEHPGSVGHSISVTTRAPRGQEKDGVEYYFRTTEQFEQMIKDGKIVEYDKYVDNYYGTPSDPLDEMLSKGQDVLFDITIEGSLALNRKFDVDTVTIFILPPSMEELESRLRGRGTETEEKIAKRLAQSREEIKRAGEFEYIITNDDVDRAARDILAIITAEKLKASKNIRTAKELE comes from the coding sequence ATGAGTAATTACAGAGGTTTGATAGTTGCAGTATCAGGTCCTTCGGGCGTCGGAAAAGGAACTGTTCTTGCGAAGGTCGAAGAACTGCTCGAAAAAGAGCACCCCGGCTCTGTAGGGCACTCGATCTCGGTTACGACCAGAGCTCCGAGAGGCCAGGAAAAAGACGGCGTTGAGTATTACTTCAGAACGACCGAGCAGTTCGAGCAGATGATCAAGGACGGCAAGATCGTAGAGTACGACAAGTATGTTGATAACTACTACGGTACGCCTTCTGATCCGCTCGATGAGATGCTCAGCAAAGGACAGGACGTTCTTTTCGATATAACAATAGAAGGAAGCCTCGCGCTCAACCGTAAGTTCGACGTTGACACGGTAACGATATTTATCCTTCCGCCTTCAATGGAAGAACTCGAGAGCAGATTAAGAGGCAGAGGCACCGAGACTGAAGAGAAGATCGCGAAAAGGCTCGCGCAGTCCAGAGAAGAGATCAAGCGTGCCGGAGAATTCGAATACATCATCACCAACGACGATGTGGACAGGGCAGCAAGAGATATTCTTGCGATAATCACCGCTGAAAAGCTTAAAGCTTCGAAGAATATACGTACAGCAAAAGAACTTGAATAA
- a CDS encoding glycyl-tRNA synthetase yields the protein MAVEKTMDKIVSLAKVRGFVYPGSDIYGGLANSWDYGPLGVQLKNNVKAAWWKKFVQESPYNVGLDAAIIMNPKTWVASGHVGGFSDPLIDCKQCKARQRADNLVEDWNKENGIENVPVEGMSPEEMVAYIRENNIPCPVCGGHNFTDIRKFNLMFKTFIGVTEDATSEVYLRPETAQGIFVNFANVQRSARKKLPFGICQIGKSFRNEITPGNFIFRTREFEQMELEFFCEPGTDLEWFDYWKTFCHDWLIGLGIKEEELRTRDHAKEELAFYSRATTDFEFAFPFTDWGELWGIADRTDYDLKQHMEFSKQDLTYFDPAKNEKYIPYVIEPSLGADRVTLAFLCSAYDEEELEGGDVRTVMHFHPFLAPIKIGVLPLSAKLTDKAQPIFEKLSKKYMCELDDRQSIGKRYRRQDEIGTPYCVVYDFDSENDGCVTIRERDSMKNVEYEPGNIRFPIEKLEEFFADKFDF from the coding sequence ATGGCAGTAGAGAAAACAATGGATAAGATAGTCTCACTTGCAAAGGTAAGAGGCTTCGTTTATCCCGGTTCTGACATCTATGGCGGTCTCGCAAATTCATGGGACTACGGCCCGTTAGGTGTTCAGCTTAAGAATAATGTTAAGGCAGCATGGTGGAAGAAGTTCGTCCAGGAGAGCCCTTACAATGTAGGACTTGATGCTGCGATCATCATGAACCCCAAGACATGGGTCGCTTCAGGCCACGTCGGCGGATTCTCCGATCCTCTTATCGACTGCAAGCAGTGCAAGGCACGTCAGAGAGCAGATAACCTCGTTGAGGATTGGAACAAGGAAAACGGAATCGAGAACGTACCTGTTGAGGGTATGAGTCCTGAAGAGATGGTAGCTTACATCAGGGAGAACAACATTCCCTGTCCTGTATGCGGCGGCCACAACTTCACAGATATCCGTAAGTTCAACCTTATGTTCAAGACATTCATCGGTGTTACCGAGGATGCAACATCTGAAGTTTACTTAAGACCAGAGACAGCACAGGGTATCTTCGTTAACTTCGCAAATGTTCAGCGTTCTGCAAGAAAGAAGCTTCCTTTCGGTATCTGCCAGATCGGTAAGTCTTTCCGTAACGAGATCACTCCCGGTAACTTCATCTTCAGAACACGTGAGTTCGAGCAGATGGAATTAGAGTTCTTCTGCGAACCCGGCACAGACCTTGAGTGGTTCGATTACTGGAAGACATTCTGCCACGACTGGCTTATCGGTCTTGGTATCAAGGAAGAAGAGCTCCGTACAAGAGACCACGCTAAGGAAGAACTCGCTTTCTATTCCAGAGCTACAACAGACTTCGAGTTTGCTTTCCCTTTCACAGACTGGGGCGAACTCTGGGGTATCGCTGACCGTACAGATTACGATCTTAAGCAGCACATGGAATTCTCCAAGCAGGATCTCACATATTTCGATCCGGCTAAGAACGAGAAGTACATTCCTTACGTTATCGAGCCTTCGCTCGGTGCTGACCGTGTTACACTCGCATTCCTCTGCTCAGCTTATGACGAGGAAGAGCTTGAGGGCGGCGACGTAAGAACTGTTATGCATTTCCACCCGTTCCTTGCACCTATCAAGATCGGTGTGCTCCCGCTTTCTGCAAAGCTTACAGACAAGGCTCAGCCCATTTTCGAGAAGCTCTCGAAAAAGTATATGTGCGAGCTCGACGACCGTCAGTCCATCGGTAAGCGCTACAGAAGACAGGACGAGATCGGTACTCCTTACTGCGTAGTTTACGACTTCGATTCCGAGAATGACGGCTGCGTAACTATCAGAGAAAGAGACTCAATGAAGAACGTTGAGTACGAGCCTGGAAACATCAGATTCCCGATCGAAAAACTTGAAGAATTTTTTGCAGATAAGTTCGATTTTTAA
- a CDS encoding DNA-directed RNA polymerase omega subunit, translated as MLTDPSIEKLKEKSASPYDLTVLVSKRARELTDGAQPMIDAEGAANVVSLACREVAADKVVAVKGDVEDEAVIPITREEKIRRREEAENRRKMLEEEKAERMSVAGGLNSKGLDDLIDALAGGSSDEEEEVVYEGEGEDEPSDDEE; from the coding sequence ATGTTAACAGATCCTTCAATCGAGAAACTCAAAGAGAAGTCAGCAAGCCCTTACGACCTTACGGTACTCGTAAGTAAGCGTGCAAGAGAACTGACAGACGGCGCTCAGCCCATGATCGACGCTGAGGGTGCAGCAAATGTTGTATCTTTGGCTTGCCGTGAAGTTGCAGCTGACAAGGTCGTTGCAGTCAAGGGTGATGTAGAGGATGAAGCAGTCATCCCGATCACAAGAGAAGAGAAGATCAGAAGAAGAGAAGAAGCTGAGAACAGAAGAAAGATGCTCGAAGAAGAAAAAGCAGAGAGAATGTCTGTTGCAGGCGGTTTGAACTCCAAGGGTTTGGATGATCTTATTGATGCACTCGCAGGCGGTTCTTCCGATGAAGAAGAGGAAGTCGTTTACGAGGGTGAAGGCGAAGATGAGCCTTCTGATGATGAAGAATAA